Below is a genomic region from Aquila chrysaetos chrysaetos chromosome 13, bAquChr1.4, whole genome shotgun sequence.
GTGCTGAGCACCCCAGTGACAGGAGAACCCTGAGGTCACGCTCACCACTGAGCAACTAAAGGGCAAAACCTTGAGAAGCGGAGCCAGGGAGGAGATCCAGAGCAGCACCTGCATGGCAGGGGCTTTTCCGAGTCCCTCTGCTGACACCTGAAAGAGGGATCAACCATCACCTCCTGCAGCACGTGGGCTGCTAACATGGGGGCTTACGAGCGTGCCTGGGCCAGGCAGCACCCTGTGACCGGCTCTGCCAGCGAAACACAGCTCTGAGGGTCACCTCTTGTTAGCAAATTCTTGATATCCGCTTGACTGGAAGAGCCCAGCACCGAagcttctgttaaaaataacttcagtgaaGGCATGAAAGAGGCAATGTGACATCCAGCCAAGATCACAGCATCACTTGCCACTAGGAAGGGGAGAAGGTCCAGAGACCCAAACCTGTTGGACAGTCAGGGCTTGCAAGAACAACCCTCGGAAACCTTTCAGTGACAGCACCCGGCAGCTCCCGGGCAGGCTTTCTGGGGAGAAAGCATTGCTGCGGTCAGCCAACTTCTACTGCCATCACACCTGATGGTGTAGCCCACTCTCATCCAAAATGACCGGGCTGCGGGGCACCACGCTGTTGACGCACTTTCCTGCTCCCATCCGTGCCAGGGacagctgggaagcagggctgtgctggggcagggagcctGGTAGCACAACCACGAGGAGAGACAATTCACGGCAGTCCTAGGTCTCTGTAGACCCAGCTACACCTTCAGCCCAGCCCTGTCAAACGACACTGGGAACGGCttgttattttctgtgctggaaaTCTTTCACTGGCTTTCCGAAACCTGCGGGACCCGTCTGGTGGCTCTCCAACGTGTGACAGCTTTGGCACCTGTCTGGCAGGACCAGGAATCTACTGCACCACAAAGAGAGAGGATACCTTGGTGTCACCAGCATCCTGCCTGCTACTTGTGGTTGGGTCATGGTAGGAAGACCTCTTAGAAGACAGCTAGGTTTCTCAGAAAAccttttaataagaaaaagtCCACACATTCCTGTGAAAGATTTCACTGGACAGTCGCTTCGCAACTAAAAGCCTGCCTGATTTCTTCATCTGCCGTTCTCGGCTACTCCGTCTTCCCTGTTTTCATGTGCTAGATGGAAGATCTCTGCCTTGGAGCTTCCTTCCTGACATGGGTATACCTGGGCCATGGAAAACTCTCCTCTAAACTTTCTCTTGAATAAATACATTGATTGTGCTTTATTGGCCTCCCATGATAAGGCAGGTTTGCTAACCCTGTTAATAGTCCTGTAGCCCTCTTTCCAAGCTCTTTCAATGTCATTTTTGGCATGTGCATCTAAGACCTGGATGGAGCATCTGGTAAAGGCTTCACGACAAAGTCTTACCATCTGAGCACTCTAAAATGAATGGTTCCCCCGACGGATTAATAGGAGTGCCATTACGGTTTATATTTCTGGAATTTATTTCTTgggtttattctgttttctagtTTCTAAACATGCAGGGCATATTTAGATTGTAGTTTGACCCACAATTCAAACTCACATGAAGTTATAGTGCCACCAGAAGAAGTGGTCACACTCTctgtcctctcctttccccacttCTGTTGTGTGACCAGATGCTGAACCAGACTGATGAACTGAACCAGatgaaaaccaaaccagcaaaCCAGAGTGCTTGGTGTCATGCTGGATCAGCATTTCCAGCCGCTTCGCCAAATAGCTGCCCCAGCGTAAGGGGGTGGGATAGTGCAACGAAGCAGCTGGAACTTGGAGGGACCACTGCTTTTGGTGGCAACATCAGCTCAGTCCATCAAACCACAACCTGACCTTGGAGGTCCCAATGCTTCTCTGCAAAGATGAGGGCATGTTTTTAGACTAGAAGCTGTGCTTCTTACTCTACCAGGGTGAACGACGTCAATGGAAAACAGCACTTTGagctaaatgaaataaattcttaGCATTGATAACACTGAGACTGTCATATAAAGAGGCAATTCCTGTCACCTATTTCTAGACATTTCCCTGTTCAGATGTCCAAGGAGTACCCTTTTCTCCCAGCTACCCCGTCACAGCTCTCATGCTCCTTTCCAGAACAGTTCCTGTAGATGTGAACAACTTCAGGATTACTCGGACTCGATGGCCATCAGTGTGACTGTATCTATGTTCAAATGAATCAAAGTTATCACTGCCCAGATTCCTCTATCAAGCTTTGTTGTCTGCAAATAGTAAATATTTGCAGCTAGTTGCAGCTGTGGGAATGGGTGTACAGAGCAGCcatatttctgttctgcctcATGCAAAGCCTCTTTTAGGCATGACAATGGTGTGAAGCCCCAAGTATTTGGGTCTGGAGTGTTTCCCCCTGTGAGGTGCGGGGAGAATTTTGTGACCACTTCAAGATCTCATCAAGCCCAGATGGATATCAGTCCTCctggctttcattttcaaaccCTCCTAATTAGTCTGGGGGCTAAAAAGTTGGTTggtttagttctagctgagcgCTAAGCTTCTGCTCTGATAATATTACTTGCTTTTATGTTCACATTGTTAGTTCTCACGCAACGTGTGGAAGAGCTGAGCACTGAGAAAGACATAAACCCTGCCTCTGCAACTCAACCCACTGTACTCTCGGATAGAAATGCGCAAGGTACCCACGGCGTGCCAGCAAACCTCTCCTcgcaaagcagcagcttttgagTATACTACAGGCTAATAATTTCCCACCCTGCCGTGTATGGGAACTTTCAACCACAGTGCCAAAATTCACAAACACCAAGAGCGTGACAATAAAGCACAAGGAATTTAGGTGCAAGGGGCACCCAAGCTAAAGGCATCCAGTGACTATTCACATCTTCAGGATGGAGCTGTGTTTGGTGGACTACAGGTCTGTGGCACCAACCACACTCGGGTCAAGAGGAACCACCCGTGTTGGGAGATGTGGTCTCCACAGATCACAGTTTGGTATTTGAGACAGAAGCGGCTGCAGTGTGCTCCCTTCTACACCAGTTAGCAAGGGCTCTTGACTTCCCAGCAAGCTAATACATCCCTACTTCCATCTAAATACCCACCGCACAGGCGTCTGCCGAAACAGCAGCAGCGTCGCCGAGCAGCAATGCCAGACGGCCTCCTCCGTGGGCCACACCGGAGCAGGTAGGAGCATCCAGCAAGACCCGCCTGTCTCCCATTCCCACCTGCAGAGGCATCtctggaaagaagagaaaagcccCCTCCACCCTGCCCCTGCTCTTATCTCGGCACACAAGGACGCATCCATCCCTCTTGGCTAAGCTGGTGACAATCCCTTGCTAACACAGGTGGCAGGAGGCGAGCCAACACTCAGGTAGATGGTGGCGGCCAAGGCTGGCGTTTTTCCCGGCACGGAGACAGGAGGGAGCTGCCTGCGGGACAGGAGCCTTCCTCTCCAGCAGGCCTTGCCCTCGTCACCTCCGCTCCTTTTTCCAAAGCCAGGGTCGGTGTTGGCGGCTGGTATTGCTAACAGAGAGAGGGGAatgcctggggagggaggagggtcAGGCACTAGGCAGGCTGCCTGGGTCGCTGCTTGGTGCTGTGCATTAGCAAGCGTGAGCTGCGGGCTGGATGTCTCCCTTGAAGAAGGCTCCGTGGCTCAGAGGCTCTCAGGCCCGTGGGAGCTGATTTGCGACGGTGTGGGGTGAGAGTGAGTGAAGCATTGAAGTACAGCTACTGCTATACACTCGTGGGTCCAGCATGgaaggctgtgctgcagcatctcAAGTGTATACTATATGCAGAAGTTACCCAGTCTGTCGGGCTGGCAGAAGAAGATCATTATCTGGCAGCTGCCTTACTTTCCAGGGACACCTGCTTTCCTTTGGTTGCTGGACTCTGAGTCtgggtttttcctctttgtcGTTTTTTGGCCACaccaggagagggcagggaTTCTCCTGTCGGCCCCGGGGCCGGAGCTGGGGGCTGAGGTCGGGGAGAAGGAGGAACTCGCTGAAGAGCAGTCCCTGGCTTATGCTGTCGGCAGGGAGAAGGACTTTCCCTCCGAGGCGGCAGCTGGCTTCTTGGGGAAGCACTGGGGTTTCTTGAAGGAAGGACAGGGCTCCGAGGGGATGCACAGCTGGACCTCCGCGAGCTGCTCCGTGGAGGAAAAGAAGTGGAGCTCGGCGAAAGAGGAAGCCGACTTTGTATCTGCGTTGCTCGGCACTCGTTTGGGACGCTTCCAGCTGGTCTCTGTGCCTGAAGCCtgcaggggaagagaagagggaggatGAAGGGGAACTTCTGCAAGGGGCTCCAGGCTCCTGGCAAGTTTGGCATGCATGTTGCTGGGCAATTACAAGGAGTCTCCAGCACCAGGATGACAGGAGCCATGTTGTGAACAAGACGGGACACTGGTTTGAACACCATCCTGTAACTCTTGATGCCGTTAACCACTAAGTGTTTGCCCTGATCCTCCAGCACCCTCTGGGACAACACGCAGGCATGGTTTGGCCGATAGCATGTATCTGGGACTCTTCCTAACATGCAAGATGGACGCAGCAACCTTTTTCAAGGCAGGAGATACAATCTGGGAACGTGCGCATGAGCTGGATTGCACCAGTTGGCCTCTGACGGCAACTGTGCTGGAAGATAAACCAACCCATAGGGATCCCCTCCTCTCACCCCACgtctctgaaaaagcagaatttgctgGACCTGTGgcaaagccacagcagcagctctgctcctgggcTAGACCTCCAGCCCCAAGGCCAGGCAGAAAAGCCAAACACCGGTGAATTCAGAGGGTCCACCTCCACTTACATCTCTGTGCTTATTTGATAAGAGAGTCAGGTACCTCCAAAAAAATCAAGGCACAGGGATGTGTAGGGAATTCAGACCACATGGAGGTGGTCCACGGTGTTCCAGGTCACTGCCAAAGCCCATGCGTGTGCACCTCCCTCTCTCCAGCTCTTGGCATGGTGGCCAACTCCTGAGGCAATCACAACTGGCAACCTCACAGCCCTTGCAGCTCTAATTGCAATAGCCAGGCCGGGTCTCCCTGCAGAGTCACAGCCGTGCCAAGCAGGCTGCAAAACTGAGAGCTCAACACTGGAGGGATCTGCTGTTAGCAGGATCAGACCAAATGAAAGAGCTCGTGGAAAGGAAGAAGGCTTCAAAGCTAGGGCAAGTGAAGAGGGGCTTGGCCCTTTGGCCAGACTGAGCCAAAAAAGATGGAGAGGTGGGAATTTCACACACTGGTGCGCTGAAATGACTAGGAAACGGGGATGGCCCACACATTCAAGCCAAGTGAAGGGTAAAGCAGTGGGAGGAGAGCAAAGCCCTGGCTGCGCCTCCTCAACAAGTCCAACATTTTGCATTGCTCACCGTTTTGGTCTTACCTGTAGGCAACAGCCGCGTCCTGCGGGGAGCTACATAGCACTGCCATGGCGACGGCCATGGAGCTCTCAGACTTTGCTGCCTCTACTGGTGTTTTCACTGGCGTGATGGGCCGAGGAATTCTGCTCTTTGTGCTTATGGGTCGCTCTTCCTTCCCCAGGAGGGCggccttctccttccctgccttcctTGGGATGGAGTCGTCAGAGTCGTGGGTGTCCTCCTCAGAACCAGTGGCCGAGAGCGTTTCCGAGGCCCGCCGCCTCTCATCGCTGGAGGACGCTGAGGAGGAAGCCCCCGAGGCCAGCCGAAGGAGGCGGTTTTGCCTCTTCTCCATCACTAGGCGAGCCAAGTCGGGTTGCTTTGCCCTCTTATAAAGCCTCTCTTTGGCCGAGAGTGAAGTTGAAAGGTCTGAGCCGGTGTCCTCCTCGGAGAACAAGATGGGTATCCGACTTCTATACCTGGAGCTCAGAGGTCTCCTGGGGCCCTGCTGCAGCGTGTCGAGGAGGGTCTCTGCTCGCTTAAGGTGTTCTCCCACCGCCGCTGACTTCTCAAGGTCGGGCTCCCTCGTAACCACCTTGCCAGGCTCTTCCAAATCCAGTGAGAGTGCCACTTTGTCGGAGAGCTCCGGCTTGTCCTCGGGAGGCTTCGCTACGCCGTTGGGAAGGGCCAGCTGCTCCCCCACTGTCTCTGAGGTGGTTTCAATGGGATTTGCCGAAAGCGCGCAGCTCTCTGTCTCTGCCCCTTCTAGCCCCGAATGTATGCTTCCATTCTCTACCAGCGCCAGGTTGTCCTCCAGCTCTTCTTCGACAATGACCTCCTCAAACTGGCCTGGAGGGCAGTATTCCTCATGCCTCATCAGCTGGCCGCTGGAAGACATGACATTTAAGTGGGTCTTTTCAGCAATATGAACAAATGTGCGCTCAACTTTGGTAAAGGGGGAGGAAGCTGTAGCCACTGCCACGGGAGGCTTTGGTTCAGATTTAAGGACTGAGGACAGGGTCCCTGGCTCGGATACATCCAGTTGGCTACCCATAGGCTGTGGCCGCTCGCTCTGAGGTGTCAGTGCAGCAAGAGTGCCCAGATCAACTTCTGGAGCCAAGTCTGTGGTCACCGGGGACTTTTTCAGATCACCTGGTGAAAACAGCACTAGTGTTTTTGAgccttcctccagctccaggTCCCCATCAGCAGTGGACGCTCGACCCTTGGATCCCTTCTGGTCATCAGCCAGGAGCGTGGATGGTGCGCACTCCTGGCTGCGCTCTGTGCTTTTTTGACTCAGGTCGCTGCTGGAACCGCTGTGCATGTCAATCTcatccccttcctcctctgcctcctcctcctcatcttcctcctcctcgtcctctTCCTcgtcttcttcctcctcctcttttccattcatttccaGATAAGACTCCAGAGGTTTGCAAGGAGCAGTCAAGACAACATTTGAGAAATCAACTTTCTTTATCCGCTGGGATACCTTAGGCTTTTCCCAGTAGTCTGACACATCTTTTCTGAAGTCTTGATAAGGCAAACTTAAAGGCACCGCCTTGGGCAGACCATTCATTTCAAATGACTTCAGTATATATGCCTGCAAGAAGACAGATGTGACAAAAGAAAAGGGTTAGTGTTCAGACATAGCATTGACACAGAAGACATCAGGATCAACAGCAGTGGCAAGCATCAGTGGAAAGCATCTAGTCCATCACGCTTCCAAAATACatgcctgagcagtgatcaCTCGATCATTCGATTCGTACAAACCTTAGAAAGGAGAGATTCACAGACACTGATcaatgaaggcaaaaaaaatgtgCCAAAGGAGTTCCTTTGTTACCAGTCTTTAACCTGGACCTAAAAGAGCTGTTTGCAAGCAATTCCTCAGGATTTTTTCACGTTTCCCAATCTTCTtcagtatttatatatttatttaggtATTTATATGTTTACATATTCAATCCTTCCTTACTGGAACCATTCAGGAAATCGCTTTTATGCCCAGGCCATAGTGACCTCAAGGGGCCCCTCTGGGCTAGATAAATTTCCTGATCACTTTCCAGTACCATCCAACATTGTCACAGGGGCTATAACGCTTGTAGCGCTCCTGTGTTCCCCTGCTGTCCTATTCGTACCTCCCTTCTGCTCCCACGTCCCTCCAGCAACTCCTAATTCTGTCTTCTACAGGCTTCTGCTTTCACTAAAATGATCAGCAAGTCAGTCACGAAAGCTGACATATTAAGTATCATTATTAGACTCTGGGGTGTCCAACCATTAAAAGCAATGGGAGAACAGGACAGTTGGCGGAGGCAGTGTTTCTCGAGCAGCAGTCTGTGGCGGAGAGACTGCCCGTAAGGTGCCAGGAGTGGGCTGCAAAATGATTGCAAATAAtaagagaaaggcagcagctcacacacacatgcacacacttgaccaaacaagcaaaaaagggcaaaataaataggaaatgcCTCTCGAAATTTGGCCTAATTAACAATTGGTTGTAAATGAAAACCACAGCAGCACCACTCcacaaaatgaattttaaaaaaaaaccattgaGGTCACGCTTCTATTAAGAgggctggaaaacaaaagcctCTCCATAAACTCAATCAGTCAATAATGCACCACATGTTACCCTTGAAAAGTCCTAATCATGAACAGAAGGGCTCCAGACATCTGCGGTTTCAAGCGGCATTTGACAGCATCAGAGGATATTTAGGCTACAGGACTAAACAAGCACCCATTTAACTGTGTGAGCTACAGAGATGCCAACAGCTAGCACATTCACCTGGCTATGGGAACAGATCTTTTTGTCTCtgagggtgggggggaaagcCCTCAATAGCTTTTCAGTAAAATGACACAATTTCAAATTGTGCTGAAAATCTGCATGTTATTCTGTGCAGAGCACCTGCCCTATTAGTATGCctaaaaaatgaaagatcttTATGCTCACGTGTAACAGGGACATTTCAAATAGACTGGTGGGCAGCATCAAGCTGTTATGCATAGTGATAAGTTGTTATCcatttaagatttctttttatatcttataaattaaaacacaggCTGGTTTTGGGAATGCCTCTGGAGTCcaaagctgcttctcttctttcattaaAGCTGAAGCCTGGCGCTGAAGATGGCCCTATATTAGCCTGATTTGGGGTTTCACTGACCCTCTACCTTTTGTATCAGGATGACAGATGTGGAACTTGGACTGATAAGAGGGACTTACCACcctttgcaaaggaaattacCCACTCGGCTTCCTCCCTCAGGCATTTCTTGGAAATTAGTCCATTCAGCAGCCTAAGACTGGATTCTGCCTGTTGGTTGGACTTGGTTTTCCCAAGAAATACACCCGCAGTGCTATCCCTGGAGTCCTGATCAAACAGATGTGCTTCCCCAGTGGGACTGGGACCTGATAAAGAAGCCCTGACCAACACCTTGCCTTGTGCTGAGCCTCCCACTGGAAAGAGTACCCCAGCCCCAACAACAGTTCACCTGCTGCTCTACTTCACCCCATTTTCTAGATGCTGCGGTTGATGGTACAGCTGGAGGATCGCTGGTTTCTCTTTGCATATGTAAACCTTCAAACCTCCTCTCCGCTCGTAGGCGCTTGTGTCATCTCATCTGCTTTCTGGTCAAGGAGAATTGAAGCCAGTCCTGCAGTGCACATCCTATATAGGCCAGAGATATGGTTTCTGTGCCCTGCAGTCTGTCCCACCAGCAGCCCTGTCTCCAGCAAACCCCCCTTTCCTCGACAGCTCTTTCCCTTGCAAGGCATCAGAAATTTGTCTGAGATGAGATTGCACTAAGCAATAAGGTATGCCACAGAGCTGGACAGCATGACGttgttgtaataaaaataacggttctttccttcttctgctcTGGTTCCCCTTTGCTGTCATTGAGTCGTGCTGTAGATACCTTTCTAACCTCCATGTTCATCCACCTCTGGCTGTACAAATTCCTTGTGGTGTTTGGCAAATGGACTGCCTTTCTGTCTGCCATTTCATTTTCCCcatgtattttctatttccctGCATGGACACTGCACCCTAAGCACAACAGCGATTGCTTGGCTTCTACCTACCTTTGGGAGACTTGGACTACTTAACCCGTTGCATGCAATACCCCAAAATTGCCAGAATGCATTCCTTAAAGCAGCCCGAAACTGTGCTTGTTTTGCCACTGTAAATGCACCATGGAGAAAATCCAAAGAGCATAAATATGCCAAAAATATGGAGGACGGGAGTTACCTACAAACGCAACTAAAAGAAACTTTGTTGAAATGTCTCTTGggtcaaatattattttaacacTTATTTTCTTACCTTCATTACTATCATCACCTGAAGCTGTTAACAAGGGAGACTGTCCTTGGGCATCAAAGTCTGAGACTGTCTTCACTCTTGAGTTAAAGTGATCAGCAGCTAGCTGCAAGCAGATACCCTGCTGAACAAAGTGTTCCCAGTTTGAAC
It encodes:
- the TTBK1 gene encoding tau-tubulin kinase 1 isoform X4 — encoded protein: MCEGGSVSQWAERRCCRQDSAQPVQTSMMKAAEICQLIEKKPRNVAGFRGTVRYASVNAHKNREMGRHDDLWSLFYMLVEFAVGQLPWRKIKDKEQVGMIKEKYEHRMLLKHMPSEFHLFLDHIASLDYFTKPDYQLIMSVFENSMKERGITENEAFDWEKAGTDILLSTSTSTPPQQNTRQTAAMFGVVNVTPVPGDLLRENTEDVLQGEHLSDQENAPPILSGRPAEGLGQTPNTAFNEAEVWEETDVNRNKLRISISKTQCMVEEEQRNGVCPSSPVRVPPESPTAQVRSLRYRRVNSPESERLSTADGKADLHERRSRMDLPGSPSRLVCSSQPAQMLSIDTGQADRQASGRMDVSASVEHEALSNAFRSVPLAEEEDFDSKEWVIIDKETELKDFHPGAEPSTSGTTDEEPEELRPIEEGEERRRLGADAAVRPKTHDGRSRGMQPVTEEDSSHRHEGPSQTVSDSKHEQQTGSPAHSPLHSAPAIRQRRRESEPTGPQRQAYILKSFEMNGLPKAVPLSLPYQDFRKDVSDYWEKPKVSQRIKKVDFSNVVLTAPCKPLESYLEMNGKEEEEEDEEEDEEEEDEEEEAEEEGDEIDMHSGSSSDLSQKSTERSQECAPSTLLADDQKGSKGRASTADGDLELEEGSKTLVLFSPGDLKKSPVTTDLAPEVDLGTLAALTPQSERPQPMGSQLDVSEPGTLSSVLKSEPKPPVAVATASSPFTKVERTFVHIAEKTHLNVMSSSGQLMRHEEYCPPGQFEEVIVEEELEDNLALVENGSIHSGLEGAETESCALSANPIETTSETVGEQLALPNGVAKPPEDKPELSDKVALSLDLEEPGKVVTREPDLEKSAAVGEHLKRAETLLDTLQQGPRRPLSSRYRSRIPILFSEEDTGSDLSTSLSAKERLYKRAKQPDLARLVMEKRQNRLLRLASGASSSASSSDERRRASETLSATGSEEDTHDSDDSIPRKAGKEKAALLGKEERPISTKSRIPRPITPVKTPVEAAKSESSMAVAMAVLCSSPQDAAVAYRLQAQRPAGSVPNECRATQIQSRLPLSPSSTSFPPRSSSRRSSCASPRSPVLPSRNPSASPRSQLPPRRESPSPCRQHKPGTALQRVPPSPRPQPPAPAPGPTGESLPSPGVAKKRQRGKTQTQSPATKGKQVSLESKAAAR
- the TTBK1 gene encoding tau-tubulin kinase 1 isoform X6, which produces MGRHDDLWSLFYMLVEFAVGQLPWRKIKDKEQVGMIKEKYEHRMLLKHMPSEFHLFLDHIASLDYFTKPDYQLIMSVFENSMKERGITENEAFDWEKAGTDILLSTSTSTPPQQNTRQTAAMFGVVNVTPVPGDLLRENTEDVLQGEHLSDQENAPPILSGRPAEGLGQTPNTAFNEAEVWEETDVNRNKLRISISKTQCMVEEEQRNGVCPSSPVRVPPESPTAQVRSLRYRRVNSPESERLSTADGKADLHERRSRMDLPGSPSRLVCSSQPAQMLSIDTGQADRQASGRMDVSASVEHEALSNAFRSVPLAEEEDFDSKEWVIIDKETELKDFHPGAEPSTSGTTDEEPEELRPIEEGEERRRLGADAAVRPKTHDGRSRGMQPVTEEDSSHRHEGPSQTVSDSKHEQQTGSPAHSPLHSAPAIRQRRRESEPTGPQRQAYILKSFEMNGLPKAVPLSLPYQDFRKDVSDYWEKPKVSQRIKKVDFSNVVLTAPCKPLESYLEMNGKEEEEEDEEEDEEEEDEEEEAEEEGDEIDMHSGSSSDLSQKSTERSQECAPSTLLADDQKGSKGRASTADGDLELEEGSKTLVLFSPGDLKKSPVTTDLAPEVDLGTLAALTPQSERPQPMGSQLDVSEPGTLSSVLKSEPKPPVAVATASSPFTKVERTFVHIAEKTHLNVMSSSGQLMRHEEYCPPGQFEEVIVEEELEDNLALVENGSIHSGLEGAETESCALSANPIETTSETVGEQLALPNGVAKPPEDKPELSDKVALSLDLEEPGKVVTREPDLEKSAAVGEHLKRAETLLDTLQQGPRRPLSSRYRSRIPILFSEEDTGSDLSTSLSAKERLYKRAKQPDLARLVMEKRQNRLLRLASGASSSASSSDERRRASETLSATGSEEDTHDSDDSIPRKAGKEKAALLGKEERPISTKSRIPRPITPVKTPVEAAKSESSMAVAMAVLCSSPQDAAVAYRLQAQRPAGSVPNECRATQIQSRLPLSPSSTSFPPRSSSRRSSCASPRSPVLPSRNPSASPRSQLPPRRESPSPCRQHKPGTALQRVPPSPRPQPPAPAPGPTGESLPSPGVAKKRQRGKTQTQSPATKGKQVSLESKAAAR
- the TTBK1 gene encoding tau-tubulin kinase 1 isoform X5, with the protein product MGRLPSTYRKCYMLDFGLARQYTNTTGEVRPPRNVAGFRGTVRYASVNAHKNREMGRHDDLWSLFYMLVEFAVGQLPWRKIKDKEQVGMIKEKYEHRMLLKHMPSEFHLFLDHIASLDYFTKPDYQLIMSVFENSMKERGITENEAFDWEKAGTDILLSTSTSTPPQQNTRQTAAMFGVVNVTPVPGDLLRENTEDVLQGEHLSDQENAPPILSGRPAEGLGQTPNTAFNEAEVWEETDVNRNKLRISISKTQCMVEEEQRNGVCPSSPVRVPPESPTAQVRSLRYRRVNSPESERLSTADGKADLHERRSRMDLPGSPSRLVCSSQPAQMLSIDTGQADRQASGRMDVSASVEHEALSNAFRSVPLAEEEDFDSKEWVIIDKETELKDFHPGAEPSTSGTTDEEPEELRPIEEGEERRRLGADAAVRPKTHDGRSRGMQPVTEEDSSHRHEGPSQTVSDSKHEQQTGSPAHSPLHSAPAIRQRRRESEPTGPQRQAYILKSFEMNGLPKAVPLSLPYQDFRKDVSDYWEKPKVSQRIKKVDFSNVVLTAPCKPLESYLEMNGKEEEEEDEEEDEEEEDEEEEAEEEGDEIDMHSGSSSDLSQKSTERSQECAPSTLLADDQKGSKGRASTADGDLELEEGSKTLVLFSPGDLKKSPVTTDLAPEVDLGTLAALTPQSERPQPMGSQLDVSEPGTLSSVLKSEPKPPVAVATASSPFTKVERTFVHIAEKTHLNVMSSSGQLMRHEEYCPPGQFEEVIVEEELEDNLALVENGSIHSGLEGAETESCALSANPIETTSETVGEQLALPNGVAKPPEDKPELSDKVALSLDLEEPGKVVTREPDLEKSAAVGEHLKRAETLLDTLQQGPRRPLSSRYRSRIPILFSEEDTGSDLSTSLSAKERLYKRAKQPDLARLVMEKRQNRLLRLASGASSSASSSDERRRASETLSATGSEEDTHDSDDSIPRKAGKEKAALLGKEERPISTKSRIPRPITPVKTPVEAAKSESSMAVAMAVLCSSPQDAAVAYRLQAQRPAGSVPNECRATQIQSRLPLSPSSTSFPPRSSSRRSSCASPRSPVLPSRNPSASPRSQLPPRRESPSPCRQHKPGTALQRVPPSPRPQPPAPAPGPTGESLPSPGVAKKRQRGKTQTQSPATKGKQVSLESKAAAR
- the TTBK1 gene encoding tau-tubulin kinase 1 isoform X3; the protein is MQCLAAVIKDEPNMSGGGEQVDILPANYVVKDRWKVLKKIGGGGFGEIYEAMDLLTRENVALKVESAQQPKQVLKMEVAVLKKLQGKDHVCRFIGCGRNEKFNYVVMQLQGRNLADLRRSQPRGTFTLSTTLRLGKQILESIEAIHSVGFLHRDIKPSNFAMGRLPSTYRKCYMLDFGLARQYTNTTGEVRPPRNVAGFRGTVRYASVNAHKNREMGRHDDLWSLFYMLVEFAVGQLPWRKIKDKEQVGMIKEKYEHRMLLKHMPSEFHLFLDHIASLDYFTKPDYQLIMSVFENSMKERGITENEAFDWEKAGTDILLSTSTSTPPQQNTRQTAAMFGVVNVTPVPGDLLRENTEDVLQGEHLSDQENAPPILSGRPAEGLGQTPNTAFNEAEVWEETDVNRNKLRISISKTQCMVEEEQRNGVCPSSPVRVPPESPTAQVRSLRYRRVNSPESERLSTADGKADLHERRSRMDLPGSPSRLVCSSQPAQMLSIDTGQADRQASGRMDVSASVEHEALSNAFRSVPLAEEEDFDSKEWVIIDKETELKDFHPGAEPSTSGTTDEEPEELRPIEEGEERRRLGADAAVRPKTHDGRSRGMQPVTEEDSSHRHEGPSQTVSDSKHEQQTGSPAHSPLHSAPAIRQRRRESEPTGPQRQAYILKSFEMNGLPKAVPLSLPYQDFRKDVSDYWEKPKVSQRIKKVDFSNVVLTAPCKPLESYLEMNGKEEEEEDEEEDEEEEDEEEEAEEEGDEIDMHSGSSSDLSQKSTERSQECAPSTLLADDQKGSKGRASTADGDLELEEGSKTLVLFSPGDLKKSPVTTDLAPEVDLGTLAALTPQSERPQPMGSQLDVSEPGTLSSVLKSEPKPPVAVATASSPFTKVERTFVHIAEKTHLNVMSSSGQLMRHEEYCPPGQFEEVIVEEELEDNLALVENGSIHSGLEGAETESCALSANPIETTSETVGEQLALPNGVAKPPEDKPELSDKVALSLDLEEPGKVVTREPDLEKSAAVGEHLKRAETLLDTLQQGPRRPLSSRYRSRIPILFSEEDTGSDLSTSLSAKERLYKRAKQPDLARLVMEKRQNRLLRLASGASSSASSSDERRRASETLSATGSEEDTHDSDDSIPRKAGKEKAALLGKEERPISTKSRIPRPITPVKTPVEAAKSESSMAVAMAVLCSSPQDAAVAYRLQAQRPAGSVPNECRATQIQSRLPLSPSSTSFPPRSSSRRSSCASPRSPVLPSRNPSASPRSQLPPRRESPSPCRQHKPGTALQRVPPSPRPQPPAPAPGPTGESLPSPGVAKKRQRGKTQTQSPATKGKQVSLESKAAAR